One Gimesia aquarii DNA segment encodes these proteins:
- a CDS encoding DinB family protein, whose protein sequence is MTIAESILPEFDMEMAGTRKVLERIPDDKLDWKAHPKSNSIGWVATHLAEMVGWVEGTLTQDNWDLNPEGGEPYQAPVLNSRQEILDLFDANVVAARKRIASTSDEEFVKSWSLLSGGEPLITMPKIGVIRTWVLNHSIHHRGHLCVYLRLNDIPVPALYGPSADEQE, encoded by the coding sequence ATGACAATCGCCGAATCAATCCTCCCCGAATTTGATATGGAAATGGCGGGAACTCGCAAAGTGCTCGAACGAATTCCCGATGACAAACTCGACTGGAAAGCGCACCCCAAATCGAACAGTATCGGCTGGGTCGCTACTCATCTCGCGGAAATGGTAGGCTGGGTTGAAGGAACCCTGACTCAAGATAACTGGGATCTTAACCCGGAGGGTGGCGAACCTTACCAAGCTCCTGTACTTAATAGCCGTCAGGAAATCCTGGATCTCTTTGACGCGAATGTTGTCGCAGCAAGAAAACGCATCGCGTCTACTTCCGATGAAGAATTTGTGAAGTCATGGTCACTTCTTTCCGGTGGTGAGCCCCTCATCACGATGCCCAAAATTGGTGTGATTCGCACTTGGGTACTCAATCATAGTATCCATCACCGTGGTCATCTCTGTGTGTATCTGCGACTCAATGATATTCCCGTTCCCGCACTCTACGGCCCCTCTGCTGACGAGCAGGAATGA
- a CDS encoding glycosyltransferase, whose translation MPQLSIIVPTYCEAENLANLIPRITQVLNDSAISAEIIVVHDQSPDGIADLCQTLSQSSPLHLITRENERGLSTAVIAGMDAASAEILMVMDADLSHPPETIPELYFALKNQQADFVIGSRYVNGGSTDETWGWFRKFNSKIATWMARPFTTVKDPMAGFFALHRQDFLNAREILNPVGYKIGLELMVKCRCRNIIEIPIHFTDRTQGSSKLSFKEQINYLKHLKRLFEFKYRNYAYFAQFAVIGCSGVVVNLMALSLLLNWLNRPVAIAVAIWISMSTNFLLNRNITFSYARYAPILKQYLGYCSSCLLGAFFNWLTTMVLCSSITYFEKRTLLAALIGIVVGMTFNFILCRYFVFSKHKTAS comes from the coding sequence TTGCCTCAATTATCGATTATCGTGCCCACCTATTGTGAAGCCGAAAATTTGGCTAACCTGATCCCGCGTATTACTCAGGTCTTGAACGACTCTGCAATTTCTGCAGAAATCATAGTAGTCCATGATCAAAGTCCAGATGGCATAGCAGATCTCTGTCAAACGCTGTCACAATCATCGCCCCTTCATCTGATCACCCGTGAAAATGAACGGGGCCTCTCAACTGCAGTCATCGCTGGCATGGATGCAGCGTCGGCAGAGATTCTGATGGTAATGGACGCCGATCTATCACACCCACCAGAAACAATTCCGGAACTGTACTTTGCCTTGAAAAACCAACAGGCAGATTTTGTGATTGGCAGCCGCTATGTGAACGGTGGTTCGACAGACGAAACCTGGGGTTGGTTCAGAAAGTTTAATTCAAAAATTGCAACTTGGATGGCACGTCCCTTCACAACAGTGAAAGATCCGATGGCAGGCTTTTTTGCGTTACATCGTCAAGATTTTTTGAATGCACGCGAAATTCTTAACCCCGTGGGCTACAAAATCGGCTTGGAATTAATGGTGAAATGTCGTTGCCGCAACATCATTGAAATTCCTATCCACTTTACAGATCGTACTCAGGGAAGCAGCAAACTCTCGTTCAAAGAGCAAATCAATTACCTGAAACATCTCAAACGTCTGTTTGAATTTAAATACAGAAACTATGCTTACTTTGCACAATTTGCTGTCATTGGATGCTCGGGAGTCGTCGTAAATTTAATGGCACTATCCCTGCTCTTGAATTGGCTTAATCGACCGGTGGCAATTGCAGTTGCGATTTGGATTTCGATGAGCACTAATTTCCTGCTCAATCGCAATATTACATTTTCGTATGCGCGATACGCTCCCATTCTCAAGCAGTATCTCGGTTACTGCAGTAGTTGTCTATTAGGTGCTTTCTTCAACTGGCTCACGACAATGGTATTATGTAGTTCAATTACCTATTTCGAGAAAAGGACTTTGCTGGCAGCATTAATTGGAATCGTGGTGGGTATGACATTCAATTTTATTCTCTGCCGCTATTTTGTTTTTTCAAAGCACAAAACAGCCAGTTGA